gactgtatgtatatatatatatatatatatatacatacatatacatatgtatgtgtatatatatatatatatgtgtgtgtgtatgtgtacatcaCACCATCCCAAACTGTCCGGAAAAATCAGTTATCTATGAAATCAGCTCATTTCTTACTCTGTAAGAAATGAGCTGTATTACTCTATACAGTATTACTGTATTACTCTATGTATCTACACAGAAAATAAACCTtgaatatgtacagtatacaaaataaacaagatatacAGGTTACCACAGTAGGGTTAAGATTACAGTGTGCTGGCATGTGGTCGTGCACCAGAGGCAaactaactaactgactaaACTGACCTTTCTGGTTGGGCGACTCTGCGTCACTCACAGGTCGAGCAGCCTCAGGAACCAGGTCACAGAGAGTGATGTGTGGTGGTCCAACCTGATGTCTCTGACAAGGACTCAGAGACGATGAGAGACTCTgtagagaataaaaaaaagatgactcTAATGCTGTTTTTAGCAACTCTATTATCTTTAATATTATGAATAATACAGCGACAGTGGCTCTGTGAGACGGTTTCACTGCATTTACAGCTTTAAACTCATTCCACAAAACCAACACCTTTTTCTTACCTTCTTGACTTTTTTCAGCACATTGAGCCACTGACTGAAAATTAAGAAAAGTTATTCAGTTATTATTCTATCATTCACACGTTAGTCCATACACAAGCTTTTCAGTGATATTCTGTATTAATGCTAATGTGTGGACAGAGAAGGAAAAGTgtgataatacatttttaatcttaGAAATCAAGTAAGAAGTTATTAATCAACTCCGTtcaactgaattatttttgcaTTCAGCAaggtcgccctctggtggctaacTACCACTGTTCTTACTCcttggcttcacttttcaaactagGAAGCTAcgttcatttgttttcaaacacacatcCTGTGGTAATTACCCAGAATCCCTTActgtgttacacactggagctttaatccCAGACCTTCGCTGATGTACTGGAACAAAGCAAAGTTACGTTCAGACCTGCATTCTGCAGCACTctcagccagcagcagcacataTTTATTGTGATAGAGGATCAGAGCAAAGCAGCAATCCCTGCATCCATTGGAGGGTAACCTGGGCAGGTCCAGGATCTCCTTGCCTTCCACAATGGCCTCACAGCTTCTGTGCAGGAGAACCAGCTGGTCGGGAGGAGACGAAGCATCGCGGCTTACAAGGAGACTTCCCTCAGCTGTGAGCAGAAGAAACCTCCTTTTCCACCGTTTGAAAATAAAGCCACCTGGAAAAGATGAGAACAACTCCAGTCATCATCTTGGTCACAGGCTGGATTACATCATTCTGTCATTCCCTCAGATTAGCAGTCAGATGGTTGAAGGATCAAGGGGCTGTGGATGTGAAGCTGGACCAGGATGATGTTGATCAGTGTGTGCATGATTTAGCTTCAGCCTTTTATTAAagctcaaaaacacacaaacacacgaaaAGCTACAGAATAACTGTTAATAGTAGCTTCAAATGAATCTGgacaaacattttaacattggcCCTATGCACAATCCAAAATAAACCGCACATCAAACAGAGAAACCACAACCTCTCACTGAGAAGAGAAAAACTCACCGTACATCCTGAGCATCCCACCACGGATCCCTGACACGTTCATGGTCACAGACAACGAGATCACAGAAACATTTCAGGACAGGAGGGAAAATCACGAGTGTTAATGCTCAGCATTAATCCTCATGCAGGGACACAGCTTTTCACCAGCTGActacatgatgatgtcatgagcTCTACAGAGCAAATAAACAGTTCTGATGCTCACTGAAAGCTACTTCACTGCACCTTCATCTATACACAGACATACAAGTCATCCTTAAGTCATTATTACAATGACGTTTATTCTTcaaacatcatcacaaacaacaataaataaaatatgaagaaaattCAACACTCGATGAgaaataaatact
This genomic stretch from Solea senegalensis isolate Sse05_10M linkage group LG13, IFAPA_SoseM_1, whole genome shotgun sequence harbors:
- the LOC122779390 gene encoding uncharacterized protein LOC122779390 isoform X1, translated to MNVSGIRGGMLRMYGGFIFKRWKRRFLLLTAEGSLLVSRDASSPPDQLVLLHRSCEAIVEGKEILDLPRLPSNGCRDCCFALILYHNKYVLLLAESAAECSQWLNVLKKVKKSLSSSLSPCQRHQVGPPHITLCDLVPEAARPVSDAESPNQKGKNSPQGKFAKGGSHSCLRHGNISNAEAVKAVYVLMGGAAASSALGAGASSHLEAKAHDLSVNVDFSEVGGARTYHSGSPALDSPHYNTFDFDVAHSEFDAFDCGGFTF
- the LOC122779390 gene encoding uncharacterized protein LOC122779390 isoform X2; the encoded protein is MNVSGIRGGMLRMYGGFIFKRWKRRFLLLTAEGSLLVSRDASSPPDQLVLLHRSCEAIVEGKEILDLPRLPSNGCRDCCFALILYHNKYVLLLAESAAECSQWLNVLKKVKKSLSSSLSPCQRHQVGPPHITLCDLVPEAARPVSDAESPNQKDGLTCCSSAL